A single window of Chitinivibrionia bacterium DNA harbors:
- a CDS encoding InlB B-repeat-containing protein translates to MRALIVLTVAILLAAQNVVAQVNITNRFTCNNFRTAVYGIIGKTAPAPIFDTDVATVGSLVLVGRGIASLSGLEYFTGLQTLDVCGNNIAELDLSRNTALTFLCLSGNQLRSLDLSENTNIKYFNISMNCVNNESYIVGLESLNLESFVFAPQRAECLGYEVSFDVGGGSPVASQRILWGETATRPSNPTRHGYNFSDWFYENAIFDFATPITQDKILTAQWELDMSVISFSDKTVDFDSNSHSIFIEGTLPEGVNVSYFGNGRIEAGIYGIVAIFTLDDGVNQTIPTPMTATLTIVAEPDEPCKPCEPCKPCEPCEPDDPCEPCQPCRPCDPCERYNLGEITFSDKTVFFDGLPHSIFINGELPQGITLIYDGNEQIQAGIYTIKAILTLTATLTIKSLDEPDEPDEDCGGEILIPNPVSENVEIRVNLPCEKDGAEVEITILDVVGNTVFRSNAAQVGEKWKTIWNLKNKNRRDVASGAYLVIARVVSASGSRHQYSAIIGVKR, encoded by the coding sequence ATGAGGGCGCTTATCGTATTGACAGTTGCTATCTTGCTTGCCGCACAAAATGTGGTTGCGCAGGTCAATATTACCAATAGATTTACTTGCAATAATTTTAGGACGGCGGTGTATGGAATAATAGGAAAAACTGCGCCCGCGCCGATTTTTGATACCGATGTTGCGACGGTTGGTTCTTTAGTTCTTGTGGGAAGAGGCATTGCAAGTTTAAGCGGTTTGGAATATTTTACAGGACTGCAAACCCTTGATGTCTGCGGCAACAATATTGCGGAATTGGATTTGTCGCGCAATACCGCTTTGACGTTTCTTTGTCTTTCGGGTAATCAGCTCAGAAGTTTAGACCTATCCGAAAATACAAACATAAAATATTTTAATATCTCTATGAATTGCGTTAACAATGAGAGCTACATTGTCGGACTTGAAAGCTTAAATCTTGAGTCGTTTGTCTTTGCCCCGCAAAGAGCGGAATGCCTTGGTTATGAAGTTAGTTTCGACGTTGGCGGCGGAAGTCCTGTTGCTTCTCAGAGAATACTTTGGGGAGAAACAGCGACAAGACCGAGTAATCCGACAAGGCACGGCTACAATTTTTCGGACTGGTTTTACGAAAACGCAATATTCGATTTTGCAACGCCGATAACGCAAGATAAAATTCTTACCGCCCAATGGGAACTCGATATGAGCGTGATAAGTTTTTCGGACAAAACGGTTGATTTCGACAGCAATTCGCACAGCATTTTCATAGAAGGAACGCTCCCCGAAGGCGTAAATGTCTCGTATTTCGGCAACGGGCGCATAGAGGCTGGAATATACGGAATTGTCGCAATATTTACCTTAGACGACGGAGTTAATCAGACAATTCCCACTCCTATGACCGCAACACTTACAATAGTCGCAGAACCCGACGAGCCATGCAAACCCTGTGAGCCGTGTAAGCCTTGCGAACCCTGCGAGCCCGACGACCCTTGCGAGCCCTGCCAACCGTGCCGCCCCTGCGACCCTTGCGAAAGATACAATCTCGGCGAAATAACATTTTCGGATAAAACCGTGTTTTTCGACGGCTTGCCTCACAGCATATTTATAAACGGCGAACTTCCGCAGGGCATAACTTTAATATACGACGGCAACGAACAAATTCAGGCGGGAATATACACAATAAAGGCAATACTTACGCTAACGGCAACGCTTACAATAAAAAGCCTCGACGAGCCCGATGAGCCCGACGAAGATTGCGGCGGAGAAATTTTAATACCAAACCCCGTCTCGGAAAACGTAGAAATCAGAGTAAATCTCCCCTGTGAAAAAGACGGCGCGGAGGTAGAAATCACAATTTTGGACGTGGTCGGAAACACTGTGTTTCGTTCAAACGCGGCACAAGTCGGCGAAAAATGGAAAACGATTTGGAACTTAAAAAATAAAAACAGAAGAGATGTTGCAAGCGGCGCGTATTTGGTTATCGCCAGAGTGGTATCAGCAAGCGGAAGCAGACATCAATATTCTGCAATAATCGGGGTGAAACGATGA
- the lspA gene encoding signal peptidase II, with the protein MKEKSRIRKMIFFAVFVILFATFDFVSKQIIVSTMETGQIIPIFGDVFGLFLIYNTGALFGFNPSAFIPFITNAHFFLVFTLFALFIMALFMLKLDAAKQKLLFWALIFISAGAIGNGIDRIIRPDGGVVDFFMVNLGFRLGPIPFDPWPIFNFADIFVNVGLGLFILDAILSGKKEKKNNVF; encoded by the coding sequence ATGAAAGAAAAAAGCAGAATTCGCAAGATGATTTTCTTTGCTGTTTTCGTTATTCTTTTTGCGACGTTTGACTTTGTATCCAAGCAAATAATCGTTTCTACTATGGAAACAGGGCAGATAATCCCGATTTTCGGCGATGTTTTCGGGCTTTTCCTTATTTATAACACGGGCGCGCTTTTCGGCTTTAACCCGTCGGCGTTTATTCCTTTTATTACAAACGCGCATTTCTTTTTAGTGTTTACGCTTTTTGCCTTGTTTATTATGGCGCTTTTTATGCTCAAATTAGACGCCGCAAAGCAAAAACTGCTCTTTTGGGCGTTAATTTTTATAAGCGCAGGGGCAATCGGCAACGGAATAGATAGAATAATTCGTCCCGATGGCGGCGTTGTGGACTTCTTTATGGTGAATTTGGGATTTCGCTTAGGACCTATTCCTTTTGACCCTTGGCCCATATTTAATTTTGCCGATATTTTTGTAAATGTAGGGCTTGGTTTATTTATTTTGGACGCAATATTAAGCGGGAAAAAAGAAAAGAAAAACAACGTTTTTTGA
- the flhB gene encoding flagellar biosynthesis protein FlhB — MPEQDDQDSKTEAPTEKRRQEAREEGNVCKSPEVSTIFVLLAGVVFLRFAFPYIYRDILMAVDLAFANLSPDIFRDITFAKYQQIFTTMLRIALGIILPLALFIAFWGIIGNLVQVGFLFTLKPLKPKLSKINPISGLKNLISPKKIFDTAKNVLKLIIIGTVSYIIIRGRLEEIMGALHETTGSIVVYMLLLLFDVAITIIITLIVIAVVDYGYQRYEHYKKLKMTKQQIKDEHKQSDGDPQIKSRIRQLQREASRRRMMENVPKATVVVTNPTHLSIAIQYEQETMDAPLIVAKGADQIALKIRELAKEHNVPLYEDVPLARAMYDKVEVGDMVPQEFFAAVAEIIAYVYKLQGKTM; from the coding sequence ATGCCTGAACAAGATGACCAAGACAGTAAAACGGAAGCCCCTACCGAAAAACGAAGGCAAGAAGCGCGAGAAGAAGGGAATGTCTGTAAAAGTCCTGAGGTAAGTACTATTTTTGTGCTTCTTGCGGGTGTAGTTTTTCTGCGTTTTGCGTTTCCGTATATTTATCGCGACATTTTAATGGCTGTGGATTTAGCGTTTGCCAATCTTTCGCCCGACATTTTTCGAGACATAACTTTTGCGAAATATCAGCAAATATTTACAACTATGCTTCGCATTGCTTTGGGAATTATATTGCCTCTTGCGCTTTTTATTGCGTTTTGGGGGATAATCGGCAATCTTGTTCAGGTGGGCTTTCTTTTTACGCTTAAACCGCTTAAGCCCAAACTTTCAAAAATAAATCCAATCAGCGGGTTAAAGAATTTAATTTCTCCTAAAAAGATTTTTGACACCGCCAAAAACGTCCTGAAACTTATAATAATCGGCACTGTTTCCTATATAATAATAAGAGGGCGTTTAGAAGAAATTATGGGCGCACTGCACGAAACGACAGGCAGCATAGTTGTATATATGTTGCTTTTGCTTTTTGACGTTGCGATAACCATAATTATAACGCTTATAGTTATTGCCGTTGTGGATTACGGTTATCAGCGCTATGAACATTACAAAAAGCTGAAAATGACCAAACAACAAATTAAAGACGAGCATAAGCAGTCGGACGGAGACCCGCAAATTAAGAGCAGAATACGTCAATTACAGCGCGAAGCGTCCCGCAGGCGAATGATGGAAAACGTCCCTAAAGCAACAGTTGTTGTCACCAACCCGACCCACCTATCCATTGCAATTCAATACGAACAGGAAACGATGGACGCCCCCCTTATAGTAGCAAAAGGCGCCGACCAAATCGCGCTTAAAATCCGAGAATTAGCAAAAGAACACAACGTTCCGCTTTACGAAGACGTTCCGTTAGCAAGGGCGATGTACGATAAAGTCGAGGTCGGCGATATGGTGCCGCAGGAGTTCTTCGCCGCCGTCGCCGAAATTATCGCCTACGTGTACAAACTTCAGGGAAAAACTATGTAA